In one Kitasatospora cineracea genomic region, the following are encoded:
- the alaS gene encoding alanine--tRNA ligase, protein MESAEIRRRWLRFFEERGHTVVPSASLVADDPTLLLVNAGMVPFKPYFLGEVKPQFSRATSVQKCVRTLDIEEVGKTTRHGSFFQMCGNFSFGDYFKEGAIKFAWELLTGSVADGGYGLDPEKLWITVYKDDDEAEQIWRDVIGVPSERIQRLGMKDNFWSMGVPGPCGPCSEINYDRGPEYGEEGGPAVNGERYLEIWNLVFMQYERGHGDGKDGFEILGDLPSKNIDTGLGLERLAAVLQGVDNLFEIDTSRMILDRAAELTGHTYGADHKSDVSLRVVTDHFRTALMLVGDGVTPGNEGRGYVLRRILRRAIRNMRLLGATEPVAKDLIDISIKAMAPQYPELETDRKRIETVVVAEENAFLQTLRSGTNLLDAAVTETRQSGGAVLSGEQAFKLHDTYGFPIDLTLEMAEEQGLQVDEAGFRRLMQEQRDRAKADARAKKMGHADVAAYREVADKAGASVFTGYANTEGEATVVGLLVDGVPSPAATEGDEVEIVLDRTPFYAEGGGQLADHGRIRLDSGAVVEIRDVQQPVPGVTVHSGGVLFGEVVLGASAYATIDTDRRRAVSRAHSATHLTHQALRDALGPTAAQAGSENAPGRFRFDFGSPAAVPGSVLTDVEQKINEVLVRELDVTAEVMTMDEARKQGAIAMFGEKYGDSVRVVTIGDFSKELCGGTHVGNTAQLGLVKLLGESSIGSGVRRVEALVGVDAYKFLAREHTVVSQLTELVKGRPEELPEKISGMLAKLKDAEKEIEKFRAEKVLAAAAGLAAGAEDVRGVALVAARVGDGTGADELRKLVLDIRARLGNRPAVVAAFTVANDRPLTVIATSEDARARGIKAGELVRAAAKTLGGGGGGKDDVAQGGGTNPAAVGEAIAAVRALVAERAS, encoded by the coding sequence ATGGAGTCGGCAGAGATCCGCCGCCGCTGGCTGCGCTTCTTCGAGGAGCGCGGCCACACCGTCGTACCGTCGGCCTCGCTGGTCGCCGACGACCCCACCCTGCTGCTGGTCAACGCCGGCATGGTGCCCTTCAAGCCGTACTTCCTGGGCGAGGTCAAGCCGCAGTTCTCGCGCGCGACCAGCGTGCAGAAGTGCGTCCGCACGCTGGACATCGAGGAGGTCGGGAAGACCACCCGGCACGGCTCGTTCTTCCAGATGTGCGGCAACTTCTCGTTCGGCGACTACTTCAAGGAAGGCGCCATCAAGTTCGCCTGGGAGCTGCTCACCGGCTCGGTGGCGGACGGCGGCTACGGCCTGGACCCGGAGAAGCTCTGGATCACCGTCTACAAGGACGACGACGAGGCCGAGCAGATCTGGCGGGACGTGATCGGCGTCCCGTCCGAGCGGATCCAGCGCCTGGGCATGAAGGACAACTTCTGGTCGATGGGCGTCCCCGGCCCGTGCGGCCCGTGCTCGGAGATCAACTACGACCGCGGCCCCGAGTACGGCGAGGAGGGCGGCCCGGCGGTCAACGGCGAGCGCTACCTGGAGATCTGGAACCTGGTCTTCATGCAGTACGAGCGCGGCCACGGCGACGGCAAGGACGGGTTCGAGATCCTCGGCGACCTGCCGAGCAAGAACATCGACACCGGCCTCGGCCTGGAGCGCCTCGCCGCCGTCCTGCAGGGCGTCGACAACCTCTTCGAGATCGACACCTCGCGGATGATCCTCGACCGCGCCGCCGAGCTCACCGGCCACACCTACGGCGCCGACCACAAGTCGGACGTCTCGCTGCGCGTGGTCACCGACCACTTCCGCACCGCGCTGATGCTGGTCGGCGACGGCGTCACCCCCGGCAACGAGGGCCGCGGCTACGTGCTGCGCCGCATCCTGCGCCGGGCGATCCGCAACATGCGGCTGCTGGGCGCCACCGAGCCGGTCGCCAAGGACCTGATCGACATCTCGATCAAGGCGATGGCCCCGCAGTACCCGGAGCTGGAGACCGACCGCAAGCGGATCGAGACGGTCGTGGTCGCCGAGGAGAACGCCTTCCTCCAGACCCTGCGCTCCGGCACCAACCTGCTGGACGCCGCCGTCACCGAGACCCGCCAGTCCGGCGGCGCGGTGCTCTCCGGCGAGCAGGCGTTCAAGCTGCACGACACCTACGGCTTCCCGATCGACCTCACCCTGGAGATGGCCGAGGAGCAGGGCCTCCAGGTCGACGAGGCCGGCTTCCGCCGCCTGATGCAGGAGCAGCGCGACCGCGCCAAGGCCGACGCCAGGGCGAAGAAGATGGGCCACGCCGACGTCGCCGCGTACCGCGAGGTCGCCGACAAGGCGGGCGCGTCGGTCTTCACCGGCTACGCGAACACCGAGGGCGAGGCCACCGTGGTCGGCCTGCTGGTGGACGGCGTCCCCTCGCCGGCCGCCACCGAGGGCGACGAGGTCGAGATCGTCCTCGACCGCACCCCGTTCTACGCCGAGGGCGGCGGCCAGCTCGCCGACCACGGCCGGATCCGGCTGGACTCCGGCGCGGTCGTCGAGATCCGCGACGTCCAGCAGCCGGTGCCCGGCGTGACCGTGCACTCCGGCGGGGTGCTGTTCGGCGAGGTGGTGCTCGGCGCGTCCGCGTACGCCACCATCGACACCGACCGCCGCCGGGCCGTCTCGCGCGCCCACTCGGCCACCCACCTGACCCACCAGGCGCTGCGCGACGCGCTCGGCCCGACCGCCGCCCAGGCCGGTTCGGAGAACGCGCCGGGCCGCTTCCGGTTCGACTTCGGCTCGCCCGCGGCCGTCCCCGGCTCGGTGCTGACCGACGTCGAGCAGAAGATCAACGAGGTGCTGGTCCGCGAACTCGACGTCACCGCCGAGGTGATGACGATGGACGAGGCCCGCAAGCAGGGCGCCATCGCCATGTTCGGCGAGAAGTACGGCGACTCGGTGCGCGTGGTCACCATCGGCGACTTCTCCAAGGAGCTGTGCGGCGGCACGCACGTCGGCAACACCGCCCAGCTGGGCCTGGTGAAGCTGCTCGGCGAGTCCTCGATCGGCTCCGGCGTGCGCCGCGTCGAGGCGCTGGTCGGCGTCGACGCGTACAAGTTCCTGGCCCGGGAGCACACCGTGGTCTCCCAGCTGACCGAGCTGGTCAAGGGGCGCCCGGAGGAGCTGCCGGAGAAGATCTCCGGGATGCTCGCCAAGCTCAAGGACGCCGAGAAGGAGATCGAGAAGTTCCGCGCGGAGAAGGTCCTCGCGGCCGCGGCCGGCCTGGCCGCGGGCGCCGAGGACGTCCGGGGCGTGGCCCTGGTCGCCGCCCGGGTCGGTGACGGCACCGGCGCGGACGAGCTGCGCAAGCTGGTGCTGGACATCCGGGCCCGGCTCGGCAACCGCCCGGCCGTGGTCGCCGCGTTCACCGTGGCCAACGACCGCCCGCTGACCGTCATCGCCACCAGCGAGGACGCCCGCGCGCGCGGCATCAAGGCCGGCGAGCTGGTCCGCGCCGCGGCCAAGACCCTCGGCGGCGGCGGCGGCGGCAAGGACGACGTCGCGCAGGGCGGCGGCACGAACCCGGCCGCGGTCGGCGAGGCGATCGCCGCCGTCCGGGCGCTGGTCGCGGAGCGGGCTTCCTGA
- the ruvX gene encoding Holliday junction resolvase RuvX, protein MEPEEKVFRRGRRIAVDVGDARIGVAVCDPDGLIATPVETVPAGGRSQARLKAIVEEYDAVEVVVGLPRSLNGKEGPAAAKVREYAGRLAGLLHPVGVRLVDERMTTVTAAAGLRASGRSSKKGRSVIDQAAAVVILQSALETERVSGRAPGESVEPVN, encoded by the coding sequence ATGGAGCCCGAGGAGAAGGTCTTCCGGCGCGGCCGGCGGATCGCCGTCGACGTGGGTGACGCCCGGATCGGGGTCGCGGTCTGCGACCCCGACGGGCTGATCGCCACGCCGGTGGAGACCGTCCCCGCCGGGGGCCGCTCGCAGGCCCGGCTGAAGGCGATCGTCGAGGAGTACGACGCGGTCGAGGTGGTGGTCGGCCTGCCGCGCTCGCTGAACGGCAAGGAGGGCCCGGCCGCCGCCAAGGTCCGCGAGTACGCGGGCCGGCTGGCCGGCCTGCTGCACCCGGTCGGGGTGCGGCTGGTGGACGAGCGGATGACCACCGTCACCGCCGCCGCCGGGCTGCGCGCCTCCGGGCGGTCGTCCAAGAAGGGCCGCTCGGTGATCGACCAGGCCGCCGCCGTGGTCATCCTGCAGTCAGCCCTGGAGACCGAACGGGTGAGCGGCCGGGCGCCCGGCGAGAGTGTCGAGCCGGTCAACTGA
- the mltG gene encoding endolytic transglycosylase MltG — MTDPYTAPGLTPGHLGAPVVEPEGAPPGLPYGVEPPDPQQVRTGAACCLSVAGLLGVAMAAALALFVLWPEGKPPAPDYPGGGTGQVQVSVAQGASLTQIGKVLTAKHVVASARAFTDAAAKSPAGSNVHPGTYTLKEKMSAVSALNVLLDPSNANALTVPEGWRSTQVFAAIDTRLGLKPGTAKATAEQHLAELGLPADAAGHLEGYLYPATYPVTGDSTPLTLLQDMVKEADGNLEGPAVADAATANGVTPYGLLAVASLAQAEADNPEDMAKVARVVYNRLAKKMPLQLDSTINYALGRSTLTTTHDDTRLDSPFNTYAHPGLPPTPIGNPGRDALRAALHPADGDWLYFVTVQPGDTRFTDSEEQQRKNVDEFNAYRAQHASPPASASASP; from the coding sequence GTGACCGACCCGTACACCGCGCCCGGACTCACCCCCGGCCACCTCGGTGCCCCCGTCGTCGAGCCCGAGGGCGCCCCGCCCGGCCTGCCGTACGGCGTCGAGCCGCCGGACCCGCAGCAGGTCCGCACCGGCGCCGCGTGCTGCCTCAGCGTCGCCGGGCTGCTCGGGGTGGCGATGGCGGCCGCGCTCGCGCTGTTCGTGCTCTGGCCCGAGGGCAAGCCGCCGGCCCCCGACTACCCGGGCGGCGGCACCGGCCAGGTCCAGGTGTCGGTGGCGCAGGGCGCCAGCCTCACCCAGATCGGCAAGGTCCTGACGGCCAAACACGTGGTGGCCTCCGCCCGGGCGTTCACCGACGCCGCGGCCAAGAGCCCGGCCGGCAGCAACGTCCACCCCGGCACATACACCCTCAAGGAGAAGATGTCGGCGGTCTCGGCGCTCAACGTGCTGCTCGATCCGTCCAACGCCAACGCCCTGACCGTTCCCGAGGGTTGGCGCTCCACCCAGGTCTTCGCCGCGATCGACACCCGGCTCGGCCTGAAGCCCGGCACCGCCAAGGCCACCGCCGAGCAGCACCTCGCCGAGCTGGGCCTGCCCGCCGACGCCGCCGGGCACCTCGAGGGCTACCTCTACCCCGCCACCTACCCCGTGACCGGCGACAGCACCCCGCTGACCCTCCTTCAAGACATGGTAAAGGAGGCCGACGGCAACCTCGAGGGCCCCGCCGTCGCCGACGCCGCCACCGCCAACGGCGTGACCCCCTACGGGCTGTTGGCCGTCGCGAGCCTCGCCCAGGCCGAGGCCGACAACCCCGAGGACATGGCCAAGGTCGCCCGGGTCGTCTACAACCGCCTCGCGAAGAAGATGCCGCTCCAACTCGACTCCACCATCAACTACGCACTCGGCCGCTCCACCCTCACCACCACCCACGACGACACCAGACTCGACTCGCCCTTCAACACCTACGCCCACCCCGGCCTCCCGCCGACCCCCATCGGCAACCCCGGCCGGGACGCGCTGCGCGCCGCCCTCCACCCCGCCGACGGTGACTGGCTGTACTTCGTCACCGTCCAGCCCGGGGACACCCGCTTCACCGACAGCGAGGAGCAGCAGCGCAAGAACGTCGACGAGTTCAACGCC